In Canis lupus baileyi chromosome 15, mCanLup2.hap1, whole genome shotgun sequence, one genomic interval encodes:
- the ARHGEF5 gene encoding rho guanine nucleotide exchange factor 5 isoform X2 codes for MEAEEPQHGALTPIPALAELSIIPEPLRRSSQTATLGPEAQEGWEPSSTWAEGRGLLEPQQGGLKDVKSCATESMTSFPEEAPADTCYPMTGTPGPREEPRAEEPSPVALPPPLESGGWSGRPASLPGSFPAGGSPAQEAAQDSQQEGPELGKRAVFGQGTQMVSAGTPATPPRTPHPPPSGPAEVSSRTTTSLSASPPVGSPRREPFLAAHSPEISRATLRTTHAHHCGASETPPAALPGAPSAETTVETPTSSIWAHPQGPPGHPAGTVQHLRSNSFPGSHRTEPTPDLLGLSLSFSHSELPQRAPKPAIYGSVIPRRDRKSGRDCRIIPESPSSLSTLGWDSQEFTSNLERSSSPCSTQPCGSPHTSASAPESPAYGSSPPFISVDGRIPEPLPPPPPEKRHVHPSVVERDSHLHAGVATLKRCGHALPLAPGSGLHGPPKGPLPPFPDPLVARQHRPLPSTPDTPTPTLTSFSRRLRYNKPLPPTPDLSQPHHSVSFSNPRIYRPLPPVPIMDPPIEPPPLPPKSKGRSRSTQGELMNSGGRGKPRPVCQERTVSAPHSVGRTSWPPAMGRSTDSLASTSRSKSEVSPGMAFSNVATLLSPSSPTTHWSLELQGPTCEPGPSEESEAPARGSLRRSAPPEGANGLRRLDVGQARQSEKLSHPHLEKASSWPHRRDTGRPLESVSGRVADPGEGSSKHKGWNRQGLRRPSILPEGSSDTRGPGVEKAPGPSDTIVFREKKPKEVMGGFSRRRSKLINSSQLLYQEYSDVVLNKEIQSQQRLDSLGEATGPASPRQPRKALVSSESYLQRLSMASSGSLWQEIPVVRNSTVLLSMTHEDQKLQEAKFELIVSEASYLRSLHVAVDHFQLSAPLRATLSNQEYQWLFSRLQDVREVSTTFLSDLEENFESNIFTFQVCDVVLNHAPDFRRVYLPYVTNQTYQERTFQVLLNSNSSFREVLEKLESDPVCQRLSLKSFLILPFQRITRLKLLLQNILKRTQPGSPEEAEATKAHHALEELIRDCNNNVQRMRRTEELIYLSQKIEFECKIFPLISQSRWLVKSGEVTALEFSLSPGLRRKLNTRPVHLHLFNDCLLLSRPREGSRFLVFDHAPFSSIRGEKCEMKLHGPHKNLFRLFLLHNAQGTQAEFLFSTETQSEKLRWISALAMPREELDLLECYDSPQVQCLRAYKPRENDELALEKADVVMVTQQSSDGWLEGMRLSDGERGWFPMQQVEFISNREVRARNVSEAHRVKTAKLQLVEQQT; via the exons ATGGAGGCTGAGGAGCCCCAACACGGGGCCTTGACCCCCATCCCTGCCTTAGCAGAGCTCAGCATTATCCCGGAACCTCTCAGGAGAAGCAGTCAGACTGCCACCTTGGGGCCCGAAGCTCAAGAAGGCTGGGAGCCATCGTCCACATGGGCAGAGGGACGAGGACTCTTGGAGCCCCAGCAGGGAGGCCTAAAGGATGTGAAGAGCTGTGCAACTGAGAGCATGACCTCCTTCCCCGAGGAAGCCCCTGCAG ACACCTGTTATCCCATGACCGGTACTCCTGGGCCTCGGGAGGAGCCTAGGGCTGAGGAACCATCCCCTGTAGCTCTGCCTCCTCCACTGGAGTCCGGAGGGTGGTCGGGCCGGCCTGCTTCTTTACCTGGTTCCTTTCCTGCTGGGGGGTCGCCCGCCCAAGAAGCAGCTCAGGACAGCCAGCAGGAGGGACCCGAGCTGGGGAAGAGGGCAGTGTTCGGCCAGGGGACCCAGATGGTCTCTGCCGGTACCCCTGCAACTCCTCCGAGGactccccatccacctccttcCGGTCCTGCTGAAGTCTCCTCCCGGACGACTACATCATTGTCTGCCAGCCCCCCAGTTGGCtctcccaggagggagccctTTCTTGCTGCGCATTCTCCAGAAATCTCCAGAGCAACTCTTCGGACCACCCACGCACATCACTGTGGGGCTTCCGAGACTCCCCCAGCTGCCCTCCCTGGCGCTCCCTCTGCAGAGACCACCGTGGAAACACCCACCAGCTCCATCTGggcccacccccagggccccccaggCCACCCTGCAGGGACTGTCCAGCACCTAAGGAGCAACTCCTTCCCAGGCTCTCATAGGACAGAGCCAACTCCGGACCTGCTGGGACTCtcactttccttttctcattcagAGTTGCCCCAAAGGGCCCCCAAACCTGCCATCTATGGCTCTGTGATCCCAAGAAGGGACAGGAAAAGTGGTAGGGACTGTAGGATCATTCCCGAATCCCCTAGTTCATTATCTACTCTGGGGTGGGACTCTCAAGAATTCACTTCAAATCTGGAAAGATCCAGTAGTCCCTGTAGCACCCAGCCATGTGGCTCCCCACACACTTCAGCCTCTGCCCCAGAGTCTCCTGCCTATGGCTCTTCCCCACCCTTTATCTCTGTAGATGGGAGGATCCCTGaacctctgccccctcctcccccagagaAGAGGCATGTCCACCCCTCCGTGGTAGAGAGAGACAGCCACCTCCATGCAGGAGTTGCCACGTTGAAGAGGTGTGGCCATGCTCTTCCATTGGCCCCAGGTTCGGGGCTACATGGTCCCCCCAAAGGCCCACTTCCCCCATTTCCTGACCCCCTCGTGGCAAGGCAGCATCGACCTCTGCCCTCTACCCCGGACACTCCCACCCCTACTCTGACCTCTTTCTCCCGTAGGCTGAGATACAATAAGCCATTGCCCCCAACTCCTGATTTGTCCCAGCCCCaccattctgtttcttttagtAATCCAAGGATCTACAGGCCTCTCCCCCCTGTCCCTATTATGGATCCTCCCATTGAACCACCTCCGTTACCCCCCAAGTCCAAGGGGAGGAGTAGGAGCACTCAGGGAGAACTCATGAATTCAGGGGGTCGGGGTAAGCCAAGGCCTGTTTGTCAAGAGCGGACAGTCTCTGCTCCCCATTCTGTTGGACGTACCTCCTGGCCCCCAGCCATGGGCCGATCAACAGACTCTTTGGCTTCTACCAGCAGGAGTAAGAGTGAAGTGTCCCCTGGCATGGCTTTCAGCAATGTGGCAACCCTTCTCAGTCCGTCTTCCCCAACCACACACTGGAGTCTGGAGCTCCAGGGACCCACCTGTGAACCAGGACCCTCCGAAGAGTCTGAGGCCCCTGCCAGAGGATCTTTGAGAAGATCAGCCCCTCCGGAAGGAGCCAATGGCCTGAGGAGGTTGGATGTAGGCCAAGCAAGGCAGTCGGAAAAGCTCAGCCATCCCCACCTGGAGAAGGCATCCAGCTGGCCCCACAGGCGGGACACAGGGAGACCGCTGGAGAGCGTCAGCGGGCGGGTCGCAGATCCCGGTGAGGGGTCCAGTAAGCACAAGGGCTGGAACCGGCAAGGCCTGCGCAGACCTTCCATCTTGCCTGAGGGCTCTTCCG ATACAAGAGGTCCAGGCGTAGAAAAGGCCCCTGGCCCTTCAGACACCATTGTGTTTCG GGAGAAGAAACCAAAGGAGGTGATGGGAGGCTTTTCAAGACGCCGCTCGAAGCTCATCAACTCCT CTCAGCTGCTTTACCAGGAATACAGCGATGTGGTTTTGAACAAGGAGATTCAGAGCCAGCAGCGGCTGGACAGCCTGGGAGAGGCCACGGGGCCCGCCTCCCCCCGGCAGCCCCGGAAGGCTCTGGTCTCCTCCGAATCCTACCTGCAGCGCCTGTCCATGGCCTCCAGTGGCTCCCTCTGGCAGGAAATCCCTGTGGTGCGCAACAGCACCGTGCTGCTCTCCATGACCCATGAAGATCAAAAACTGCAAGAG GCCAAATTTGAGCTGATCGTGTCAGAGGCCTCATACCTACGCAGTCTGCATGTAGCTGTGGATCATTTCCAGCTCTCAGCCCCACTGCGGGCCACCCTTTCCAACCAGGAATACCAGTGGCTCTTCTCTCGTTTACAGGACGTGCGTGAAGTCAGCACCAC GTTCCTTTCCGACCTGGAGGAGAACTTCGAGAGCAACATCTTCACCTTCCAAGTGTGTGACGTAGTCCTGAACCACGCTCCCGACTTTCGCCGGGTCTACCTGCCGTATGTCACCAACCAGACCTACCAGGAGCGCACCTTCCAAGTCCTGCT GAACAGCAACAGCAGTTTCCGAGAGGTCCTGGAGAAGCTGGAGAGCGACCCCGTCTGCCAGCGCCTCTCCCTGAAGTCCTTTCTGATCCTGCCCTTCCAGCGCATCACGCGTCTCAAACTGCTGCTCCAG AACATTCTGAAGAGAACACAGCCTGGATCTCCAGAGGAAGCAGAGGCCACAAAGGCACATCATGCGCTGGAGGAG CTGATCCGAGACTGCAATAACAATGTCCAGAGGATGCGACGGACAGAGGAGCTCATCTACCTGAGCCAGAAGATTGAGTTCGAGTGTAAA ATATTCCCGCTCATTTCGCAGTCGCGCTGGCTGGTGAAGAGTGGAGAGGTGACAGCCCTGGAGTTCAGTCTGTCCCCAGGGCTGCGAAGGAAGCTCAACACGCGTCCTGTCCACCTGCATCTCTTCAATGACTGTCTGTTGCTGTCTCGGCCCCGAGA GGGTAGCCGATTCCTGGTATTTGACCATGCTCCCTTCTCCTCCATCCGAGGGGAAAAGTGTGAAATGAAGCTACACGGACCTCACAAAAACCTCTTCCGACTCTTCCTGCTGCACAACGCGCAGGGCACCCAGGCCGAGTTCCTCTTCAGCACAGAGACCCA AAGTGAAAAGCTTCGATGGATCTCAGCCTTGGCCATGCCCAGAGAGGAGTTGGACCTTCTGGAGTGTTATG ACTCCCCTCAAGTACAGTGCCTTCGAGCCTACAAACCCCGAGAGAACGACGAGCTGGCACTAGAGAAGGCAGACGTGGTGATGGTGACCCAGCAAAGCAGCGATG GCTGGCTGGAGGGCATGAGACTCTCAGATGGGGAGCGAGGCTGGTTCCCTATGCAACAAGTGGAGTTCATTTCCAACCGAGAGGTCCGTGCCCGGAACGTGAGTGAAGCCCACCGAGTCAAGACTGCCAAACTACAGCTGGTGGAGCAGCAGACCTAG
- the ARHGEF5 gene encoding rho guanine nucleotide exchange factor 5 isoform X1, which translates to MEAEEPQHGALTPIPALAELSIIPEPLRRSSQTATLGPEAQEGWEPSSTWAEGRGLLEPQQGGLKDVKSCATESMTSFPEEAPAGVETDQEDTVGDTWDTPERQEPVPQSLADGRARTPAHAERGACPFQGEHLDTVPVSRERGGGVEMELRPELTSLPGGTGHAEEEEASPDTSAQPRSGPPCEEHPAEPELPGDSVKQGEELRAAGAEESPGRGGLMCLLDARGLEEQGLAEAAFREEAAVGGNGRLGGQEQGGEQADGTGEQEQKQEQRRGRAMRAKHGERTGLSGELEGLRCSEQGMEPRRQPGLQQGEEGNRETGGPEEGSGAAQNEEKWSVVGKSGQVTGRPEGRGLRGLRGKVASVEGREAEAVGSGEEEPENWDGDPLRGEGREGPTEEGEARDGPSTLALVASEVSSPCDLFPDTCYPMTGTPGPREEPRAEEPSPVALPPPLESGGWSGRPASLPGSFPAGGSPAQEAAQDSQQEGPELGKRAVFGQGTQMVSAGTPATPPRTPHPPPSGPAEVSSRTTTSLSASPPVGSPRREPFLAAHSPEISRATLRTTHAHHCGASETPPAALPGAPSAETTVETPTSSIWAHPQGPPGHPAGTVQHLRSNSFPGSHRTEPTPDLLGLSLSFSHSELPQRAPKPAIYGSVIPRRDRKSGRDCRIIPESPSSLSTLGWDSQEFTSNLERSSSPCSTQPCGSPHTSASAPESPAYGSSPPFISVDGRIPEPLPPPPPEKRHVHPSVVERDSHLHAGVATLKRCGHALPLAPGSGLHGPPKGPLPPFPDPLVARQHRPLPSTPDTPTPTLTSFSRRLRYNKPLPPTPDLSQPHHSVSFSNPRIYRPLPPVPIMDPPIEPPPLPPKSKGRSRSTQGELMNSGGRGKPRPVCQERTVSAPHSVGRTSWPPAMGRSTDSLASTSRSKSEVSPGMAFSNVATLLSPSSPTTHWSLELQGPTCEPGPSEESEAPARGSLRRSAPPEGANGLRRLDVGQARQSEKLSHPHLEKASSWPHRRDTGRPLESVSGRVADPGEGSSKHKGWNRQGLRRPSILPEGSSDTRGPGVEKAPGPSDTIVFREKKPKEVMGGFSRRRSKLINSSQLLYQEYSDVVLNKEIQSQQRLDSLGEATGPASPRQPRKALVSSESYLQRLSMASSGSLWQEIPVVRNSTVLLSMTHEDQKLQEAKFELIVSEASYLRSLHVAVDHFQLSAPLRATLSNQEYQWLFSRLQDVREVSTTFLSDLEENFESNIFTFQVCDVVLNHAPDFRRVYLPYVTNQTYQERTFQVLLNSNSSFREVLEKLESDPVCQRLSLKSFLILPFQRITRLKLLLQNILKRTQPGSPEEAEATKAHHALEELIRDCNNNVQRMRRTEELIYLSQKIEFECKIFPLISQSRWLVKSGEVTALEFSLSPGLRRKLNTRPVHLHLFNDCLLLSRPREGSRFLVFDHAPFSSIRGEKCEMKLHGPHKNLFRLFLLHNAQGTQAEFLFSTETQSEKLRWISALAMPREELDLLECYDSPQVQCLRAYKPRENDELALEKADVVMVTQQSSDGWLEGMRLSDGERGWFPMQQVEFISNREVRARNVSEAHRVKTAKLQLVEQQT; encoded by the exons ATGGAGGCTGAGGAGCCCCAACACGGGGCCTTGACCCCCATCCCTGCCTTAGCAGAGCTCAGCATTATCCCGGAACCTCTCAGGAGAAGCAGTCAGACTGCCACCTTGGGGCCCGAAGCTCAAGAAGGCTGGGAGCCATCGTCCACATGGGCAGAGGGACGAGGACTCTTGGAGCCCCAGCAGGGAGGCCTAAAGGATGTGAAGAGCTGTGCAACTGAGAGCATGACCTCCTTCCCCGAGGAAGCCCCTGCAGGTGTGGAGACCGACCAGGAAGACACCGTGGGTGACACGTGGGACACCCCGGAGCGCCAGGAGCCGGTGCCTCAGAGCCTGGCAGACGGTCGGGCAAGGACACCAGCTCACGCAGAGCGCGGGGCCTGCCCTTTTCAGGGTGAACATCTAGACACGGTCCCAGTGTCCAGAGAGCGGGGTGGCGGGGTGGAGATGGAGCTTAGACCAGAGCTCACTTCCTTGCCTGGGGGAACTGGACATGCAGAAGAGGAGGAGGCTTCTCCAGACACCTCCGCTCAGCCCCGATCTGGGCCTCCCTGTGAAGAGCACCCTGCAGAGCCCGAGCTCCCGGGGGACTCTgtcaagcagggggaagagctgCGGGCTGCGGGGGCCGAAGAAAGTCCAGGGAGAGGGGGACTCATGTGCCTTCTGGATGCCCGGGGGCTGGAGGAGCAGGGACTGGCCGAAGCGGCCTTCCGGGAGGAAGCAGCGGTGGGGGGCAATGGGCGTTTAGGGGGACAGGAACAGGGCGGGGAGCAGGCGGACGGTACAGGAGAGCAAGAGCAGAAACAGGAGCAGAGACGAGGCCGTGCGATGCGTGCAAAGCACGGAGAGAGAACGGGGCTTTCTGGGGAATTGGAAGGTCTGCGCTGCAGTGAGCAGGGGATGGAGCCTCGGCGCCAGCCGGGTCTacagcagggagaggaggggaacaGGGAGACAGGGGGGCCAGAGGAGGGGAGCGGGGCTGCTCAGAATGAGGAGAAGTGGAGTGTGGTGGGCAAATCAGGGCAAGTAACTGGAAGGCCAGAAGGTCGAGGTCTTCGAGGTCTTCGGGGGAAGGTGGCCTCGGTGGAGGGGCGGGAGGCGGAGGCAGTGGGgtcaggggaggaggagccggagAATTGGGATGGGGACCCGCTtcggggagagggcagagaggggcCTACAGAAGAGGGGGAAGCACGTGATGGTCCTTCCACACTGGCTCTGGTAGCCTCTGAGGTCTCTTCTCCCTGTGACTTGTTTCCAGACACCTGTTATCCCATGACCGGTACTCCTGGGCCTCGGGAGGAGCCTAGGGCTGAGGAACCATCCCCTGTAGCTCTGCCTCCTCCACTGGAGTCCGGAGGGTGGTCGGGCCGGCCTGCTTCTTTACCTGGTTCCTTTCCTGCTGGGGGGTCGCCCGCCCAAGAAGCAGCTCAGGACAGCCAGCAGGAGGGACCCGAGCTGGGGAAGAGGGCAGTGTTCGGCCAGGGGACCCAGATGGTCTCTGCCGGTACCCCTGCAACTCCTCCGAGGactccccatccacctccttcCGGTCCTGCTGAAGTCTCCTCCCGGACGACTACATCATTGTCTGCCAGCCCCCCAGTTGGCtctcccaggagggagccctTTCTTGCTGCGCATTCTCCAGAAATCTCCAGAGCAACTCTTCGGACCACCCACGCACATCACTGTGGGGCTTCCGAGACTCCCCCAGCTGCCCTCCCTGGCGCTCCCTCTGCAGAGACCACCGTGGAAACACCCACCAGCTCCATCTGggcccacccccagggccccccaggCCACCCTGCAGGGACTGTCCAGCACCTAAGGAGCAACTCCTTCCCAGGCTCTCATAGGACAGAGCCAACTCCGGACCTGCTGGGACTCtcactttccttttctcattcagAGTTGCCCCAAAGGGCCCCCAAACCTGCCATCTATGGCTCTGTGATCCCAAGAAGGGACAGGAAAAGTGGTAGGGACTGTAGGATCATTCCCGAATCCCCTAGTTCATTATCTACTCTGGGGTGGGACTCTCAAGAATTCACTTCAAATCTGGAAAGATCCAGTAGTCCCTGTAGCACCCAGCCATGTGGCTCCCCACACACTTCAGCCTCTGCCCCAGAGTCTCCTGCCTATGGCTCTTCCCCACCCTTTATCTCTGTAGATGGGAGGATCCCTGaacctctgccccctcctcccccagagaAGAGGCATGTCCACCCCTCCGTGGTAGAGAGAGACAGCCACCTCCATGCAGGAGTTGCCACGTTGAAGAGGTGTGGCCATGCTCTTCCATTGGCCCCAGGTTCGGGGCTACATGGTCCCCCCAAAGGCCCACTTCCCCCATTTCCTGACCCCCTCGTGGCAAGGCAGCATCGACCTCTGCCCTCTACCCCGGACACTCCCACCCCTACTCTGACCTCTTTCTCCCGTAGGCTGAGATACAATAAGCCATTGCCCCCAACTCCTGATTTGTCCCAGCCCCaccattctgtttcttttagtAATCCAAGGATCTACAGGCCTCTCCCCCCTGTCCCTATTATGGATCCTCCCATTGAACCACCTCCGTTACCCCCCAAGTCCAAGGGGAGGAGTAGGAGCACTCAGGGAGAACTCATGAATTCAGGGGGTCGGGGTAAGCCAAGGCCTGTTTGTCAAGAGCGGACAGTCTCTGCTCCCCATTCTGTTGGACGTACCTCCTGGCCCCCAGCCATGGGCCGATCAACAGACTCTTTGGCTTCTACCAGCAGGAGTAAGAGTGAAGTGTCCCCTGGCATGGCTTTCAGCAATGTGGCAACCCTTCTCAGTCCGTCTTCCCCAACCACACACTGGAGTCTGGAGCTCCAGGGACCCACCTGTGAACCAGGACCCTCCGAAGAGTCTGAGGCCCCTGCCAGAGGATCTTTGAGAAGATCAGCCCCTCCGGAAGGAGCCAATGGCCTGAGGAGGTTGGATGTAGGCCAAGCAAGGCAGTCGGAAAAGCTCAGCCATCCCCACCTGGAGAAGGCATCCAGCTGGCCCCACAGGCGGGACACAGGGAGACCGCTGGAGAGCGTCAGCGGGCGGGTCGCAGATCCCGGTGAGGGGTCCAGTAAGCACAAGGGCTGGAACCGGCAAGGCCTGCGCAGACCTTCCATCTTGCCTGAGGGCTCTTCCG ATACAAGAGGTCCAGGCGTAGAAAAGGCCCCTGGCCCTTCAGACACCATTGTGTTTCG GGAGAAGAAACCAAAGGAGGTGATGGGAGGCTTTTCAAGACGCCGCTCGAAGCTCATCAACTCCT CTCAGCTGCTTTACCAGGAATACAGCGATGTGGTTTTGAACAAGGAGATTCAGAGCCAGCAGCGGCTGGACAGCCTGGGAGAGGCCACGGGGCCCGCCTCCCCCCGGCAGCCCCGGAAGGCTCTGGTCTCCTCCGAATCCTACCTGCAGCGCCTGTCCATGGCCTCCAGTGGCTCCCTCTGGCAGGAAATCCCTGTGGTGCGCAACAGCACCGTGCTGCTCTCCATGACCCATGAAGATCAAAAACTGCAAGAG GCCAAATTTGAGCTGATCGTGTCAGAGGCCTCATACCTACGCAGTCTGCATGTAGCTGTGGATCATTTCCAGCTCTCAGCCCCACTGCGGGCCACCCTTTCCAACCAGGAATACCAGTGGCTCTTCTCTCGTTTACAGGACGTGCGTGAAGTCAGCACCAC GTTCCTTTCCGACCTGGAGGAGAACTTCGAGAGCAACATCTTCACCTTCCAAGTGTGTGACGTAGTCCTGAACCACGCTCCCGACTTTCGCCGGGTCTACCTGCCGTATGTCACCAACCAGACCTACCAGGAGCGCACCTTCCAAGTCCTGCT GAACAGCAACAGCAGTTTCCGAGAGGTCCTGGAGAAGCTGGAGAGCGACCCCGTCTGCCAGCGCCTCTCCCTGAAGTCCTTTCTGATCCTGCCCTTCCAGCGCATCACGCGTCTCAAACTGCTGCTCCAG AACATTCTGAAGAGAACACAGCCTGGATCTCCAGAGGAAGCAGAGGCCACAAAGGCACATCATGCGCTGGAGGAG CTGATCCGAGACTGCAATAACAATGTCCAGAGGATGCGACGGACAGAGGAGCTCATCTACCTGAGCCAGAAGATTGAGTTCGAGTGTAAA ATATTCCCGCTCATTTCGCAGTCGCGCTGGCTGGTGAAGAGTGGAGAGGTGACAGCCCTGGAGTTCAGTCTGTCCCCAGGGCTGCGAAGGAAGCTCAACACGCGTCCTGTCCACCTGCATCTCTTCAATGACTGTCTGTTGCTGTCTCGGCCCCGAGA GGGTAGCCGATTCCTGGTATTTGACCATGCTCCCTTCTCCTCCATCCGAGGGGAAAAGTGTGAAATGAAGCTACACGGACCTCACAAAAACCTCTTCCGACTCTTCCTGCTGCACAACGCGCAGGGCACCCAGGCCGAGTTCCTCTTCAGCACAGAGACCCA AAGTGAAAAGCTTCGATGGATCTCAGCCTTGGCCATGCCCAGAGAGGAGTTGGACCTTCTGGAGTGTTATG ACTCCCCTCAAGTACAGTGCCTTCGAGCCTACAAACCCCGAGAGAACGACGAGCTGGCACTAGAGAAGGCAGACGTGGTGATGGTGACCCAGCAAAGCAGCGATG GCTGGCTGGAGGGCATGAGACTCTCAGATGGGGAGCGAGGCTGGTTCCCTATGCAACAAGTGGAGTTCATTTCCAACCGAGAGGTCCGTGCCCGGAACGTGAGTGAAGCCCACCGAGTCAAGACTGCCAAACTACAGCTGGTGGAGCAGCAGACCTAG